A part of Prionailurus viverrinus isolate Anna chromosome E1, UM_Priviv_1.0, whole genome shotgun sequence genomic DNA contains:
- the MRM1 gene encoding rRNA methyltransferase 1, mitochondrial, whose product MALLWAVRGATSRFSGRLLARHSSQAARRGERPGGEELSRLLLDDLAPTPRSAEGLERLFGLSPCLLALRAARRRVARLLLQAGRSGLQGERAELLRAAEARDIPVLRPRRQKLDALCRYQVHQGVCMEVSPLQPRPWTEVGEARPGDDPRQLWLVLEGLQDPRNLGGVLRSAHFLGVDKVITSGRNSCPLTPVVSKASAGAMEVMDLFSTDDLAGFLQARAREGWLVAGTVGCLGPEISSFAEIPVTSCLEFLWDRPTVLVLGNEGSGLSKEVQASCQLLLTILPGRQLPSGLDSLNVSVAAGILLHSICSQRKGFSAEKREQLL is encoded by the exons ATGGCACTGCTCTGGGCCGTCAGGGGCGCGACCTCGCGGTTTTCGGGTCGCCTGCTCGCGCGTCATTCCTCTCAAGCGGCGAGGCGTGGGGAGCGGCCCGGCGGGGAGGAGCTGAGCCGCCTGCTACTGGATGACCTGGCGCCGACCCCGCGATCTGCGGAGGGACTGGAGCGTCTGTTTGGCCTGTCCCCTTGTCTCCTGGCTCTGCGAGCTGCTCGTCGCCGCGTGGCCAGGCTTCTGCTCCAGGCCGGCAGGTCAGGGTTGCAAGGGGAGCGGGCCGAGCTGCTCCGGGCGGCAGAGGCGCGTGACATACCAGTTCTGCGGCCCAGACGGCAGAAGCTGGACGCCCTGTGCCGCTACCAGGTCCACCAGGGCGTCTGCATGGAGGTGAGCCCGCTTCAGCCTCGGCCTTGGACTGAGGTCGGGGAGGCGAGGCCAGGCGACGACCCCCGGCAGCTGTGGCTTGTCCTCGAAGGGCTCCAGGATCCCCGGAACCTTGGGGGCGTGCTGCGTTCTGCTCATTTTCTCGGAGTGGATAAAGTCATCACCAGCGGGAGAAACAG CTGCCCACTCACTCCAGTAGTCAGCAAAGCCAGCGCGGGGGCTATGGAGGTGATGGACCTGTTCTCCACTGATGACCTGGCCGGTTTTTTACAG gCCAGAGCCCGGGAGGGCTGGCTCGTAGCTGGCACAGTGGGCTGCCTGGGGCCTGAGATTTCCTCGTTCGCTGAGATCCCTGTCACTAGCTGCTTGGAGTTCCTCTGGGACCGGCCTACTGTCCTAGTGCTGG GTAATGAGGGATCTGGTCTGTCCAAGGAGGTACAGGCCTCCTGCCAGCTTCTCCTTACAATCCTGCCTGGCCGGCAGCTGCCCTCTGGACTTGACTCCTTGAATGTCTCCGTGGCTGCAG GAATTCTTCTTCACTCCATTTGCAGCCAGAGGAAGGGTTTCTctgcagagaagagagagcaacTTCTCTAA
- the DHRS11 gene encoding LOW QUALITY PROTEIN: dehydrogenase/reductase SDR family member 11 (The sequence of the model RefSeq protein was modified relative to this genomic sequence to represent the inferred CDS: inserted 1 base in 1 codon; substituted 1 base at 1 genomic stop codon): MWSVAEKREGGAPARAGQNGGRFRRGSEGAGGCRSATAAAVVTKMRPSPCDPERSSAIQMSVSRSEVGGRLGTMARTGMEPWRDRLALVTGAXGGIGAAVARALVQQGLKVVGCASPVSNIEELAAKCKSIGYPRTLIPHRCDLSSEEDILSMFLAVCSQHSGVDICINNAGLAWPDTLLSGNTSSWKDMFNVNMLALSICTREAYQSMKEWKVDDGHIININSMSGHQVSPHSVIHFYSATKYAITTLTEGLRQELREAQTHIXATCISPEVAETQFSFKLHNKDPEKAASIYERIKCLKPEDVAEAVIYVLKHPSTCPGESGLDCPPPGRAQPSQRRTAGRPSGWGEHPVCLKPCAFQQIGDIQMRSME; this comes from the exons ATGTGGTCGGTCGCGGAGAAGCGGGAGGGTGGAGCCCCAGCCCGGGCCGGGCAGAATGGAGGCAGGTTCAGGCGCGGCTctgagggggcgggggggtgcagATCGGCAACGGCGGCCGCGGTGGTGACCAAAATGCGTCCGAGCCCTTGCGACCCGGAGAGGAGTTCCGCGATCCAAATGTCCGTATCGCGGAGCGAGGTGGGCGGGCGGCTGGGGACCATGGCCAGGACCGGCATGGAGCCGTGGCGTGACCGGCTGGCACTGGTGACAGGAG TCGGGGGCATCGGCGCGGCTGTGGCCCGCGCCCTCGTCCAGCAGGGACTGAAGGTAGTGGGTTGTGCCAGCCCCGTGAGCAACATCGAG GAGCTGGCTGCCAAATGTAAGAGTATAGGCTATCCCAGGACTTTGATCCCCCACAGATGTGATCTGTCCAGTGAGGAGGACATCCTCTCCATGTTCttggctgtctgctctcagcacagtggTGTGGACATCTGCATCAACAATGCTGGCTTGGCCTGGCCTGACACTCTGCTCTCAGGCAACACCAGCAGCTGGAAGGACATGTTCAAT GTGAACATGCTGGCCCTCAGCATCTGCACACGGGAAGCCTACCAGTCCATGAAGGAATGGAAGGTGGATGACGGGCACATCATTAATATCAACAG CATGTCTGGTCACCAAGTGTCACCCCACTCTGTGATCCATTTCTATAGTGCTACCAAGTATGCCATCACCACACTGACAGAGGGACTGAGGCAAGAGCTTCGGGAGGCCCAGACCCACATTTGAGCCACA TGCATCTCTCCAGAAGTGGCGGAGACACAATTCTCCTTCAAACTCCACAACAAGGACCCTGAGAAGGCAGCTTCCATCTATGAACGCATAAAG TGTCTCAAACCTGAAGATGTGGCTGAGGCTGTCATCTATGTCCTCAAGCACCCTTCCACGTGTCCAGGTGAGTCTGGCCTTGACTGTCCACCCCCTGGAAGAGCCCAGCCATCTCAGAGGAGGACAGCAGGGAGGCCTAGCGGGTGGGGAGAGCATCCTGTCTGCCTCAAGCCTTGTGCCTTCCAGCAGATTGGAGACATCCAGATGAGGTCCATGGAGTAG